The Shewanella sp. KX20019 genome window below encodes:
- a CDS encoding DUF2797 domain-containing protein: MLGTLRKMRSHLDENQQVQYQLPVGEELLDLNPLIGSELTLTHTGKIFCCNCGKKTKKSYSQGHCYVCMQKLASCDLCIMKPETCHYAAGTCREPSWGEANCFVPHYVYLSNTSGVKVGITRHTQLPTRWIDQGATQGLPIFKVETRFISGLVETALAEMIADKTNWRTMLKGNAEDLDLKQHAETLIPQITERLAEITAEHGEFSVSKLDEPIQQINFPVNEFPTKIISHNFDKNPEVSGVLKGIKGQYLIFDTGVINIRKFGSYEVSVAY, translated from the coding sequence ATGCTTGGAACACTCAGAAAAATGCGCAGCCACCTCGATGAGAATCAACAGGTGCAATACCAACTACCCGTCGGTGAAGAGTTACTCGATTTAAATCCTCTTATCGGCTCAGAACTCACTTTGACCCATACCGGCAAGATCTTTTGCTGTAACTGTGGCAAGAAGACTAAAAAAAGCTACTCCCAAGGCCATTGTTATGTGTGTATGCAAAAGCTTGCTAGCTGTGATTTGTGCATCATGAAGCCTGAAACCTGCCATTATGCAGCGGGAACTTGTCGTGAGCCATCTTGGGGCGAAGCAAATTGCTTTGTACCACATTACGTTTACTTGTCTAACACCTCAGGCGTGAAAGTGGGTATTACCCGCCATACTCAGTTACCCACACGCTGGATAGACCAAGGGGCAACTCAAGGGTTACCGATCTTCAAAGTAGAGACGCGTTTTATTTCCGGTTTAGTCGAAACCGCTTTAGCAGAAATGATTGCTGATAAAACCAATTGGCGCACCATGTTAAAAGGCAATGCGGAAGACTTAGATCTTAAGCAACACGCTGAAACTTTGATCCCACAAATCACTGAGCGTTTAGCTGAAATTACCGCTGAACATGGTGAGTTTTCCGTATCAAAGCTTGATGAGCCAATCCAACAGATCAACTTCCCTGTGAACGAATTCCCAACCAAAATCATCTCACATAACTTTGATAAGAACCCAGAAGTCTCAGGTGTTCTAAAAGGTATTAAAGGTCAATACCTGATCTTCGATACTGGCGTGATCAATATTCGTAAGTTTGGCTCATATGAAGTCAGCGTGGCCTACTAA
- a CDS encoding glutathione S-transferase, with product MTLPVLYSLRNCPYAMRARLAIYASGQQVHLRDLVLSDKPAEMLLASPKGTVPVLITAENSVIDESLAVMLWAFTQSDPQDYLDASQPNALAEMLELISLFDNEFKGHLEKYRCSKRYHEPSLVADRGQCERYLGELESRLCKHQYLMSDNPSLADLALVPFIRQFGRVERQWYLQSAYPRLRQWLNAYLQSRMFSKVMTQYPMWLTSKEDIVFGNRVKLTAN from the coding sequence ATGACATTACCTGTACTCTATTCTTTAAGAAATTGTCCTTATGCAATGCGGGCTAGATTGGCCATTTATGCTTCGGGCCAACAAGTGCACCTTAGAGACTTAGTGCTCAGTGATAAACCCGCCGAAATGCTGCTGGCTTCACCTAAGGGCACGGTGCCTGTGCTGATCACCGCTGAGAATAGTGTTATTGATGAAAGCTTAGCGGTAATGCTGTGGGCATTTACACAGTCCGATCCTCAAGATTACCTCGATGCGTCACAGCCAAACGCATTAGCAGAGATGCTTGAGTTAATAAGCTTATTTGATAACGAATTTAAAGGGCATTTGGAGAAGTATCGCTGCTCAAAGCGCTACCATGAGCCATCGTTGGTTGCTGATAGGGGGCAATGTGAACGATACCTTGGTGAGTTAGAGTCGCGTCTGTGCAAGCATCAATATTTAATGTCAGATAACCCTAGCTTGGCGGACTTAGCCTTAGTGCCTTTTATTCGCCAATTTGGACGTGTGGAGCGACAGTGGTATTTACAATCTGCCTATCCAAGGTTAAGGCAGTGGCTAAACGCCTATTTACAAAGCAGAATGTTCAGCAAGGTCATGACCCAGTACCCGATGTGGTTAACGTCAAAAGAAGATATTGTTTTTGGTAACAGGGTTAAGCTGACTGCTAATTGA
- a CDS encoding GNAT family N-acetyltransferase, with translation MDIRLAQQDDLPEFFSYLARQIAENGADDSPLFQPVPRAESHLTAATTSRFSDGISREIGEQGWRKMLLAFIDGNIVGHIDIRAHAEAHTAHRALLGMGVDAAARGRGLGRLLMESIFEWTAKHTNIEYIDLWLLSNNQVAFRLYERTGFTKCAEITDMFRIDGQAQAYSMMSKRVQVNSSNYEVEVINE, from the coding sequence TTGGATATTAGGTTAGCGCAGCAAGACGATTTACCCGAGTTTTTTAGCTATCTCGCTCGTCAAATAGCGGAGAATGGTGCTGATGATTCGCCACTGTTTCAGCCTGTACCGCGTGCCGAGTCGCACCTGACAGCCGCGACAACGTCGCGTTTCTCTGACGGGATCAGCCGTGAAATTGGCGAGCAAGGTTGGCGTAAAATGTTGTTGGCCTTTATTGACGGTAATATAGTCGGTCATATCGATATACGCGCTCACGCCGAAGCTCATACCGCTCACAGAGCACTGTTAGGAATGGGTGTCGATGCGGCCGCTCGCGGTCGCGGACTGGGTCGACTGTTGATGGAGTCAATATTCGAATGGACTGCAAAGCATACGAACATTGAGTATATCGACCTGTGGCTATTATCCAATAACCAGGTCGCTTTCCGGCTTTATGAGCGCACGGGCTTTACAAAGTGCGCTGAGATCACCGATATGTTTCGCATTGATGGTCAAGCTCAGGCATACAGCATGATGTCAAAGCGAGTACAGGTGAATAGCTCCAATTATGAGGTCGAGGTTATTAATGAATAA
- a CDS encoding GFA family protein — MYSGQCLCGEVKVKITGAIREIIHCHCSLCRKNSGSAYATNGFVATEDFTITIGANALTSFSFKLGRERHFCQHCGSPIYSSNAQDPSRVRIRLGLLDSDIVERPVSHNFVTSKANWEELDAKLPRYDGFEPGRS, encoded by the coding sequence ATGTATTCAGGACAATGTTTATGCGGTGAAGTTAAAGTGAAAATAACGGGCGCAATTCGTGAGATCATTCACTGCCATTGTTCACTGTGCCGTAAAAATAGCGGCAGCGCATATGCCACTAACGGTTTTGTCGCTACGGAAGATTTTACTATTACGATTGGCGCTAATGCATTAACTAGCTTCTCGTTTAAGCTGGGTAGAGAACGTCACTTTTGCCAGCACTGCGGCTCGCCGATTTATAGCTCAAATGCCCAAGACCCAAGCAGGGTAAGAATTAGATTGGGACTGCTTGATTCCGATATTGTTGAGCGACCTGTGTCGCACAATTTTGTGACATCAAAAGCGAACTGGGAGGAGCTAGACGCAAAGTTACCACGCTATGACGGTTTTGAACCTGGTCGCAGTTAG
- a CDS encoding YciI family protein, producing MTQYIISYLGGDKPASAEEGKRHFAQYQQWLASLGDAVIAAMVPYKNSHTVSRDGVSTGSQVDMTGHTIVQAESIEQAIEIAKSCPFLAINGRLNIAEMVVI from the coding sequence ATGACACAATATATCATTAGTTATTTAGGTGGCGACAAGCCAGCGTCTGCAGAGGAGGGCAAGCGTCATTTTGCTCAATATCAGCAGTGGCTAGCCTCCCTCGGTGATGCCGTAATCGCGGCTATGGTGCCCTATAAAAATAGCCATACCGTAAGTCGTGATGGTGTATCTACAGGCAGCCAAGTGGATATGACAGGACATACTATTGTGCAGGCTGAGAGTATCGAACAAGCGATTGAGATAGCAAAGTCCTGCCCGTTTCTAGCAATCAATGGCAGGCTCAATATTGCTGAAATGGTTGTAATCTAG
- a CDS encoding cytochrome b/b6 domain-containing protein, translated as MSTKNNNKIEENGLVEYQVWDKTVRIFHWVNVVLITTLMFIGLIMMFKSELGISGLPAKIKLKELHTVIGYMFAINVIIRLVWGVTGSHFAKFASMRPKTADVTSYKNRLKKGENPQYLGHNPIGKFAVVAIMALSIVIMVTGLIRAGTDIYYPPFGSAISHYLAADNTDPALIKAYDNTGVNLEKKANMKPYKSVAGDIHLYSVYLLMLLILLHIIGVVLAELRHQPGIISAMFSGKKSIAGKCEDSFE; from the coding sequence ATGAGTACTAAAAATAATAATAAAATAGAAGAAAATGGCTTGGTAGAATATCAAGTATGGGATAAAACCGTGCGGATCTTCCATTGGGTTAATGTTGTGCTGATAACCACGTTGATGTTTATTGGTTTGATTATGATGTTTAAGTCTGAACTTGGGATCAGTGGTTTGCCGGCAAAGATCAAACTTAAAGAGTTACATACGGTTATCGGCTATATGTTTGCCATTAACGTGATTATTAGATTAGTTTGGGGCGTTACCGGTAGCCATTTTGCTAAATTTGCCAGTATGCGTCCAAAAACCGCTGACGTTACATCGTATAAAAATCGTTTAAAAAAAGGCGAGAACCCACAGTACCTTGGGCATAACCCTATCGGAAAGTTTGCTGTTGTAGCGATAATGGCGCTTTCAATTGTTATCATGGTCACTGGACTAATACGTGCGGGAACTGACATCTATTATCCGCCTTTTGGTAGTGCTATTAGCCACTATCTCGCTGCGGATAATACCGATCCTGCTTTGATAAAAGCCTATGACAATACTGGTGTTAATCTAGAGAAAAAGGCGAACATGAAGCCTTATAAGAGTGTTGCTGGCGACATTCATCTTTACAGTGTGTATCTATTAATGCTGCTAATATTGCTGCATATCATCGGTGTAGTACTTGCTGAATTACGTCATCAGCCGGGTATCATTTCAGCGATGTTCTCAGGCAAGAAAAGCATTGCGGGTAAGTGCGAAGACAGTTTTGAGTGA
- a CDS encoding SDR family NAD(P)-dependent oxidoreductase: MNKVVIVTGASRGIGAATAKLLGSQGYSVCVNYQTQADAAKLIVAEIEVAGGHAIAIQADVSKEPDVIRLFEETRVHLGGVTHLVNNVGVLFTQSKLVDLSLDRFNTVMNTNVSSCFLCCREAIKQMQAGSAIVNVSSAASRSGAPNEYIPVQLQSAGFRAA; encoded by the coding sequence ATGAATAAAGTGGTTATCGTGACGGGGGCAAGCAGAGGGATTGGCGCAGCAACCGCTAAGTTGCTTGGCTCCCAAGGTTATAGCGTATGCGTAAATTATCAAACACAGGCTGACGCGGCGAAGCTGATAGTGGCTGAAATAGAAGTTGCTGGTGGCCATGCGATTGCCATTCAAGCCGATGTATCCAAAGAGCCTGATGTTATTAGGCTATTTGAGGAAACAAGAGTGCATTTAGGGGGTGTAACCCACCTCGTTAATAACGTTGGTGTACTGTTCACTCAATCAAAGCTGGTTGATTTGAGTTTAGATCGCTTCAACACTGTGATGAACACCAATGTCAGTAGCTGTTTCTTGTGTTGCAGGGAGGCGATAAAGCAGATGCAAGCGGGCAGTGCGATAGTGAATGTCTCGTCTGCAGCATCAAGAAGCGGTGCGCCGAATGAATACATACCCGTTCAACTTCAAAGTGCAGGTTTCAGAGCAGCCTGA
- a CDS encoding TonB-dependent siderophore receptor, protein MNTQVKLITALIAGILHSGAAIATTVDDADIEVITVMGHQQHYKTDQAHGAMRSDVSLLDTPQSVVVIPKEIMDDQLVRTLGDALKNDASISIGRVTTDRERFSLRGFSLDESTNLLKDGHQHFSKYRLPMALVENVEVLKGPSSLLYGQSTPGGLVNLVTKKPTYDSFLTLGVKGDENGSIRGSLDAGGSLNEAQTIRYRAVLEKEQNKNWREYQDGSAQESDFLVGSLMTDFDLSDDLTLSLHYDKSDELAGQDSGALVDDNGDVIGGDEMIWDMPWTKIDAQSENYGADLRYQLSDDWEFAAGYNKQHNERERWESKPQTGSYDPDTGSYENKPYNKLEDWQQQAFYFDFVGSIELAGMQHDILVGGNYVDHQYTSLKVKGDKFDANIDTGITVPQPDLDYADGKASSEDYQYYGVFAQDLISLNDEWQVLLGVRYDQQDKTDADSNSVLPKFGVIYHPVDNASIYANYSESFEPQGSVLDDEDGSYGLELDPIKGKMVELGTKWELLSGKIRLNAAVFNIERENILVNTGTSDNPITTQGGVQRHSGFEFGGMGQINDDLSLITSFMYLDAEYTSHDEYQGNRPEDVPEWTASIWAKYSLTDRMAVNLGAFYEGERFGDAANTFEKDAYTRIDTGISYAIPVAGQDLQLRVNIENLFDTDYLGGGENGEVNVGKPRTVKFGVSYTF, encoded by the coding sequence ATGAACACCCAAGTAAAGCTAATTACCGCCCTCATTGCAGGCATTTTGCACTCAGGTGCTGCTATCGCAACCACCGTTGACGATGCCGATATCGAAGTAATCACCGTTATGGGTCACCAACAGCATTACAAAACGGATCAGGCTCATGGGGCCATGCGCTCAGATGTGTCATTACTCGATACGCCGCAATCGGTTGTTGTCATTCCTAAAGAGATAATGGATGACCAGTTAGTTCGCACGCTAGGCGATGCTCTTAAAAATGATGCCAGCATTTCTATTGGCCGCGTAACCACTGACAGAGAACGTTTTAGCTTACGTGGCTTTAGTTTAGATGAAAGTACTAACCTGCTAAAAGATGGCCACCAGCACTTTTCCAAATACAGATTACCAATGGCCTTGGTTGAAAATGTTGAAGTGTTAAAGGGACCATCAAGCCTACTCTACGGCCAGTCAACGCCTGGTGGCCTGGTGAATTTGGTCACCAAAAAACCAACCTATGACTCATTTCTAACCTTAGGCGTCAAAGGCGATGAAAACGGTTCGATTAGAGGTTCATTGGATGCCGGTGGCAGCTTAAATGAAGCCCAAACTATCCGTTATCGCGCCGTGCTTGAGAAAGAACAAAACAAAAACTGGCGTGAATACCAAGACGGTAGCGCACAGGAGAGTGACTTTCTTGTCGGTAGCTTGATGACTGATTTTGATCTCAGCGATGACCTCACGCTCTCTTTACACTATGACAAATCAGATGAACTAGCAGGCCAAGACAGCGGTGCCTTAGTTGACGATAACGGCGATGTCATTGGTGGTGACGAGATGATTTGGGACATGCCTTGGACCAAAATTGATGCCCAAAGTGAAAACTATGGCGCCGATCTGCGCTATCAGCTGTCTGACGACTGGGAATTTGCCGCAGGTTATAACAAACAGCACAACGAACGTGAGCGCTGGGAAAGTAAACCACAGACTGGCAGTTATGATCCCGATACTGGTAGCTATGAAAATAAGCCCTATAACAAGTTAGAAGATTGGCAGCAACAGGCATTTTACTTTGATTTTGTCGGCTCTATTGAGTTAGCAGGAATGCAGCACGACATACTTGTCGGCGGTAACTATGTCGACCACCAGTACACGTCGCTCAAAGTTAAAGGCGATAAGTTCGACGCCAATATCGATACTGGGATCACCGTTCCTCAACCAGATCTAGATTATGCCGATGGCAAAGCGTCTAGCGAAGATTACCAATACTATGGTGTGTTTGCCCAAGATCTAATTTCACTTAACGATGAATGGCAAGTGCTGTTAGGTGTGCGCTACGATCAACAAGATAAAACAGATGCCGATAGCAATTCTGTATTGCCAAAATTCGGCGTGATTTATCACCCAGTCGATAATGCCTCTATTTACGCCAACTACAGTGAGAGTTTCGAGCCACAAGGCAGCGTACTTGACGATGAAGATGGCAGCTATGGCCTAGAATTGGACCCAATAAAAGGGAAAATGGTTGAGTTAGGCACTAAATGGGAACTGCTTTCAGGCAAAATCCGATTAAATGCTGCTGTGTTCAATATCGAGCGTGAAAACATTCTGGTCAACACGGGTACTTCTGATAACCCTATCACTACTCAAGGTGGTGTTCAGCGTCACAGCGGTTTTGAGTTTGGTGGCATGGGACAGATCAATGATGACCTTTCTTTAATCACTTCGTTTATGTATCTCGATGCTGAGTATACTTCTCACGATGAGTATCAGGGCAATCGTCCTGAAGATGTACCTGAGTGGACAGCCTCTATCTGGGCCAAGTATTCGCTAACAGACAGAATGGCAGTTAACTTAGGCGCATTCTACGAGGGCGAACGCTTTGGCGATGCCGCTAATACCTTCGAGAAAGACGCTTATACCCGCATTGATACCGGCATTAGCTACGCGATTCCAGTAGCAGGACAAGATCTACAACTTAGAGTCAATATCGAAAATCTATTCGATACGGACTACCTAGGCGGCGGTGAAAACGGTGAAGTGAATGTAGGTAAGCCAAGAACTGTAAAGTTCGGAGTAAGCTACACTTTCTAA
- a CDS encoding mechanosensitive ion channel family protein produces MDKIELAVDFLLEHKLLLTVLIIMLISMIKRLIISGIRGDVPFLSDVQRKWMSRTKNGTFILILIILFMLWQTEVSKFALSVTAIAIALVVASKEIILCFTGSIQRASSRSFVIGDWIEVGKICGEVIEHNLMATVIQEIDLHHGQYHFTGKTATLPNSMFFTYAVKNLNFMKRYVYHSISITVVEFVNLYPLFPALTQQIEQHCEDFNEVAKRYNSVIEKHAGVDLPGSEPHIHVNSGPTGEQNVHIMIFCPTERAMHLEQLIREDFMVAYQQNFGLKRQLNTES; encoded by the coding sequence GTGGATAAAATAGAATTAGCCGTCGATTTTCTTCTCGAACACAAATTGTTATTAACCGTGTTAATAATAATGCTTATCTCGATGATAAAGCGTCTAATCATTTCAGGTATTCGAGGTGATGTTCCGTTTCTTTCTGATGTGCAGCGCAAATGGATGTCACGTACTAAGAATGGCACTTTCATTTTAATACTGATCATTTTGTTCATGCTGTGGCAAACCGAAGTCAGCAAGTTTGCATTGTCGGTAACTGCGATTGCGATCGCCTTGGTGGTGGCCTCTAAAGAGATTATTCTTTGCTTTACTGGCTCGATACAACGTGCAAGTTCACGTTCATTTGTCATCGGTGACTGGATTGAAGTGGGTAAAATATGTGGGGAAGTGATTGAGCACAACCTTATGGCAACCGTGATCCAAGAGATCGACCTGCATCATGGTCAATACCATTTCACTGGTAAAACCGCGACACTGCCTAACAGTATGTTTTTTACCTATGCAGTCAAAAATCTCAATTTTATGAAACGCTATGTTTACCATAGTATTTCTATTACCGTGGTCGAATTTGTTAACCTCTACCCGCTGTTTCCAGCCCTCACCCAACAGATAGAACAACATTGTGAAGACTTTAATGAGGTGGCAAAACGCTACAACAGCGTTATCGAAAAGCATGCTGGTGTCGATCTCCCCGGCAGCGAACCACATATTCATGTCAATAGCGGCCCTACTGGTGAACAAAATGTACATATCATGATTTTTTGCCCCACTGAGCGCGCTATGCATTTAGAGCAGCTGATAAGAGAAGATTTTATGGTTGCTTATCAGCAAAACTTTGGCCTGAAGCGTCAGCTAAACACTGAAAGTTAA
- a CDS encoding SDR family oxidoreductase, with amino-acid sequence MPTEIPHLEVERVYYYTASKGAMDSLTKGLSLELAAEGIRVNAVRPGFIFTQMHADGGEPNRVERLRSQIPMQRGGSAEEVAAAIAWLLSDAASYVTGSFIDLAGGK; translated from the coding sequence ATTCCCACTGAAATCCCGCATCTTGAGGTCGAACGGGTATATTATTACACCGCTTCAAAGGGGGCGATGGATTCACTCACTAAAGGATTATCACTTGAGCTTGCTGCCGAGGGGATCCGTGTCAATGCGGTGCGTCCAGGTTTTATTTTTACTCAAATGCATGCTGACGGCGGCGAGCCTAATCGAGTTGAACGACTTCGTTCGCAGATCCCGATGCAGCGTGGAGGATCGGCTGAAGAGGTGGCTGCAGCAATCGCTTGGTTATTGTCGGATGCAGCATCCTATGTAACTGGCTCATTCATTGATCTAGCCGGTGGGAAATAG
- a CDS encoding pseudouridine synthase family protein — protein MSLLKNECHIKVTDPEIDAASLLSEQTELSKQAIKQAMQKGAVWLTHGKQTNRLRRAKKALNQGDELHLYYNQAVLDERVEDAQLLFDEGQYSVWYKPFGVRCQGSKWSDHTTINRFAETHLEPARSAYIIHRLDLAATGLIVLGHSKKVTAAIAKLFETRALDKYYQVIVEGEFSKSKVTIDTDVDGKAALSYAHRLEYNAELNQSKVQVKIESGRKHQIRVHMASLGHPVVGDRLHGNGSEATPNLQLTSCYLNFICPVTQQDKVFELPQAYRPHF, from the coding sequence ATGAGCCTGCTAAAAAACGAATGCCATATCAAGGTCACTGATCCCGAAATTGATGCGGCGAGCTTACTGTCAGAGCAGACAGAACTGAGTAAGCAAGCCATAAAGCAGGCGATGCAGAAAGGTGCGGTTTGGTTGACTCATGGCAAACAAACCAATCGCTTAAGGCGGGCAAAAAAAGCCCTTAATCAAGGTGATGAGCTACACCTTTACTACAATCAAGCTGTATTGGATGAGCGAGTCGAAGACGCACAACTGCTGTTTGACGAGGGGCAATACAGTGTGTGGTATAAGCCTTTTGGCGTGCGTTGCCAAGGCTCTAAATGGAGCGATCACACCACGATTAATCGCTTTGCAGAGACTCATCTAGAGCCTGCACGCAGTGCCTATATTATCCATAGACTCGATCTCGCAGCGACTGGCCTTATCGTGCTCGGCCACAGTAAAAAGGTTACCGCCGCCATCGCTAAGTTATTTGAAACTCGCGCCTTAGATAAGTACTACCAAGTCATTGTAGAGGGAGAGTTTTCTAAGTCAAAGGTAACAATCGACACTGATGTTGATGGCAAAGCGGCGCTATCCTACGCCCATCGATTGGAATACAACGCTGAGCTTAATCAATCGAAAGTACAAGTAAAAATAGAGTCAGGTAGAAAACACCAAATACGGGTGCACATGGCGAGTTTAGGTCATCCTGTTGTCGGTGATAGATTGCACGGCAATGGCAGTGAAGCGACGCCCAATCTACAGCTGACCTCATGCTATTTAAACTTTATCTGCCCAGTGACTCAACAAGATAAAGTCTTTGAATTACCACAAGCTTATCGTCCACACTTTTAG
- a CDS encoding peptidase U32 family protein, which yields MDPKIELLAPGGDIDAIKAAIIAGADAVYCGLDTFNARNRAANISFEELVGIIRLAHQYQCEIFLTLNIVILENEFKTLAKLLSRLVNTTLDGVIVQDIGMFHLLKKHFPTLDIHASTQLTTHNAGQIPFLKKLGASRVNLSRELNLREITALTATGRDNDITTEVFVHGSLCIAFSGLCYSTSASVGNSGNRGRCSQACREEYETTESGHNFPLNIKDNSAFFDLPALIEAGVHSFKVEGRIKGASYVHTVIDSFRKQIDGFLKTGELLEDGERLYKVFNRDLTNSFLKGDLNQSMFIDNPRDNSKNHLKDKLTHNGSQSISVVQIHDAEQTLQQEKSQIQASVNDKIKHLSIEKLPLTLAFSGQLGQPLLITVTTQDFVVGQTQLVDKSFTVQSRSQLTSSDDASIDDSAIEKRFKSLHNAEFDLKPLVTDDLAAGLSIPFKELTTLKKQVLLQLNHGTAVLPVVELPKLAKHPKPQDETPKLSILICDEADIALADNTDADIYFKLPDAYKRGCTKYVDLFKLNPRLIPWFPSVLIGKDYDAALNILEKVLPPLIVTNNTGIANRAYELGIKWIAGPFLNTTNSYALLAMQEQFDCHGAFISNEINQQQIKHIARPANFKMMYSIYHPILLMASRQCFFQQSVGCEKPRIDNGCMLSCDKSTSITNLKGDEFAIDKQKAGYPSIYNQDQFLNTEIIDDLAHLFDGFMIDLTNIGAGDKPSPDKLQLIKQFELLLNGQSNAANTLDGMVAQSTVLQYHNGL from the coding sequence ATGGATCCAAAGATAGAATTATTAGCACCAGGCGGAGATATTGATGCAATTAAAGCGGCAATTATTGCCGGAGCTGATGCTGTTTATTGTGGCTTAGATACCTTTAATGCTCGTAACCGTGCCGCTAATATTTCCTTTGAGGAACTGGTTGGGATCATACGTTTAGCACACCAATATCAGTGTGAGATTTTCCTAACTCTCAATATTGTGATCTTAGAAAATGAATTCAAAACCCTAGCAAAGCTACTGAGCAGGTTAGTTAACACCACATTAGATGGTGTGATTGTGCAAGATATTGGCATGTTCCATTTGCTCAAAAAGCACTTTCCAACGTTGGATATCCACGCATCAACGCAGCTAACCACCCATAACGCTGGCCAAATTCCTTTTTTAAAGAAGTTAGGTGCCTCACGGGTGAATTTATCGAGAGAGCTTAATTTACGTGAGATCACTGCATTAACAGCGACGGGTCGAGACAACGATATCACCACTGAAGTGTTTGTCCACGGCTCACTTTGCATTGCATTCTCTGGGCTTTGTTACTCCACCTCAGCCAGTGTCGGTAACTCAGGTAACCGTGGCCGTTGTAGCCAGGCTTGCCGTGAAGAGTATGAAACCACAGAGTCTGGACATAACTTTCCTCTTAATATCAAAGACAACTCGGCATTTTTCGATCTACCAGCATTAATCGAAGCCGGTGTTCACTCCTTTAAAGTGGAGGGTCGTATTAAGGGCGCTAGTTACGTTCATACCGTGATAGACAGTTTCCGTAAACAGATTGATGGTTTCCTAAAAACAGGCGAGTTACTTGAAGATGGTGAGCGCCTCTATAAAGTATTCAACCGCGACTTAACCAACTCTTTTTTAAAGGGCGATCTAAATCAGTCGATGTTTATCGATAATCCTCGTGATAATTCGAAAAACCACCTGAAAGATAAGCTAACTCATAATGGTAGCCAGTCTATTTCGGTAGTGCAGATCCATGATGCTGAGCAAACTCTGCAACAGGAAAAGAGCCAGATCCAAGCATCTGTTAATGACAAGATCAAACATTTAAGCATTGAGAAACTGCCACTGACATTGGCTTTTTCTGGCCAACTGGGGCAACCACTATTAATCACAGTGACGACTCAAGATTTTGTTGTTGGTCAAACCCAGTTAGTCGACAAGAGCTTTACCGTTCAATCTCGTAGCCAGCTCACCAGCAGTGACGATGCCAGTATTGATGACAGCGCAATTGAGAAACGCTTTAAGAGTTTACATAATGCAGAGTTCGACCTTAAGCCGCTCGTCACTGACGATCTAGCCGCCGGTCTTAGCATCCCTTTTAAAGAGCTCACCACCTTAAAGAAACAGGTGTTATTACAGCTAAACCATGGCACAGCCGTGTTGCCCGTGGTTGAACTGCCCAAGCTGGCTAAACATCCAAAACCACAAGATGAGACACCTAAGCTGTCTATTTTGATCTGTGATGAGGCCGATATTGCCCTTGCCGATAACACCGATGCCGACATTTACTTTAAGCTACCCGATGCCTATAAGCGCGGCTGTACTAAATATGTCGATCTATTCAAACTGAACCCGCGACTCATTCCATGGTTCCCATCGGTCCTTATCGGTAAAGATTATGATGCGGCGTTGAATATTTTGGAAAAGGTGCTGCCACCGCTGATTGTTACCAATAATACTGGTATTGCTAATCGCGCCTATGAACTAGGTATAAAGTGGATTGCCGGGCCATTTTTAAACACCACTAACTCATACGCCTTACTGGCGATGCAGGAGCAATTTGATTGTCATGGTGCCTTTATTTCTAACGAAATAAACCAACAGCAAATTAAACATATTGCCCGTCCTGCAAACTTTAAAATGATGTACAGCATCTATCACCCGATTTTATTGATGGCGAGCAGGCAGTGCTTCTTCCAGCAAAGTGTCGGCTGCGAAAAGCCGCGGATCGACAATGGCTGTATGCTCTCTTGTGATAAGTCGACCAGCATTACCAACCTTAAAGGTGATGAGTTTGCGATTGATAAGCAAAAAGCAGGTTACCCAAGTATTTATAATCAAGATCAGTTTTTAAATACTGAGATCATTGACGATCTCGCTCACCTCTTTGATGGCTTTATGATTGATCTAACCAATATAGGCGCCGGAGATAAGCCATCACCTGACAAGTTGCAGCTGATCAAACAGTTCGAGCTACTGCTCAACGGTCAATCAAATGCCGCGAACACGCTCGATGGCATGGTTGCGCAATCAACAGTATTGCAATACCACAACGGCCTATAG